GACCCTCCACCCCCGGAGAACAGTGCTTCTGCGGTTGCTCAACCGACCTCACCTCCGACTCCACCGGAAGCTGTTTTGCCCCCAGAGCCAGTTTCGCCGCCACCAGAGTTAGAGCGGTTAACAATCGTGCCCCCTGTTCCCCACCTGGAGGTAGACTCAGACGCGGACGCGCCACGAGCCAACCTCAGCGAAGAAATTGCGGCTTCTGACATTTTTCAGATGGCGACACGCCTCTCTCAAGAGGTTGTAGACTCGGTCTTTCAAGATTTAGAAGCAACGGCGGAACCGCCTATCGAGAACATCCCTGCCACAGGGACAGAGACTCCCGTGCGATCGCAACCGCCTGATGTGGCTCCCGTTGTGGAGCCAACGCCCGCTTCAGTGGATACGCCCGTGTTGCATGAGGCGTCCACTGCCGACTATCCTCCGGTGCAACTGGCCCTCAATCGGGACACTTACACCGCCCGTCGGGGACAAACGCTGACCCTGACAGGACAGGTCGAGCGATCGCCCGTCAATTCCTCTCCTGTGGCTATTCCTGCCGTCGAGCTACGAATTCGGTTGAGCGATCCCCAGACGGCTCAAACCCTGGTGAATGTGGGGCGATCGCTGCCGATTCAGACAGTGCCATCACCCTTTGAGTGCACCATCACCATTCCCGACGGCTACCAGACGCGCCTGCTGTTGGGAGACATTACGCTCGTGGCGGGAACAACCGAATTAGCCACCCATCCCTTTAGCGTCACAGCCGATCTGACGGAGTTGCTAGAGGCACTGGCTAACGCCTACCCCGAATCTGATCTCGTCCAACCGCCACTAGAGTTCACTGCACCGGCTACGGTTGCTGACCTGGATCTGACGTTTTTGGAGTTTCTGCAATCGCCCAAACCGATGTTGCAGTTTCAACCAGCAGACAAGCAAGCTATTCCCCCTCAATTGAACCCAGCAAAGTCTGCTCAACGGACGCCTGCTAAGTCGCCGATGACCGTTGGTGTAACCGGAAGCGCATCGCCCACCAGTTCCCCCACTGCTGCCTCAGAACCGTCCTTACCCCCACCTCCTGCCACGTCTGCTGGGTTTTCTGGGTCAACCGAGATGCCTCCAGAGGCAACACCTCCCCTCAGTCTGTCAGAGCTAGTGTTGGATGATGACACCATTTCTCCGCAAGACTGGCAATCTCCTGCGTCAACCGTGCCGCCACGATCGCCCAAAGCTAAAAAGGCTCCTTCTCCCGAAGACCAGGCATTCCAATCCCTGAATCTGCAAAACCGATTTTTCTCACGGCTCAACGCCCTCGCCAGCGACTCAGAACTGTCCAGTTGGCTGCACCAAGACCCGATTGAGGCGTTGCCCGTTAATGAGGCTCCGTTAGGGCTAGATACCGATTTAGCGGCTCACGAGGTAGTCGTTGAGGATGAACCCCTCACTCCTTCTTACGCGCGGCAGGTGGCACCCGTCGAGCCTCCAGCAGAACTGGTGCTACCTGAAGATGAACCAGTGCCAGAGCCACAATTAAGCATCCCCGCTGGAGAGTTGGTGTCGGGTCAGTCTATCTTTGTGACGGTAAAGCTGCCCGATGTGAAGTCGCGGATTTACGTCAAGATGTGGGTGCTCGATCGCCAGACCCGTTCGCTATTGGATGGACCCCGATGGTTCATGGCATTTGTGCCTGATGGGTTTGGGCATTTAGAGACGCGCACCCAGGTGACAGTGCCCTATGGTTGCCTGGAAGCCGTGTTTGAGGCGATCGCGATTGAGATGATGACCAAGCGGGAAAGTCATAAAGTCGTGATCAGCCGCACAATCATCCCTCCAGATCTACCACTGCTAGCGGAAACAGATTTGGAGATTTAGGGAATGCTCTAAAGGGCAAAGCTGTTGTTGTCCTTCATTCATCACACAACGTGCAATTTTACAGCCATAGCCAGCCATAGCCACATGCGATGGGGCGGAGGCGAGTCAGAAAGCCTTTCCAGACCGTGTTTGAAACATTGTCTTTGTCTTAAGCTTTCTGACCAAAGCTATATTTATCCGCAACGTGAGTTGCCGGATACCAAAGCCGAGCTTGTGGCTCAACTGAGCTTTGCCAAACACAAAACGCCTGCGACTTACGTCAAAGCCTGCGGATCTATCGCCGTAGTTTGTTCGGTCAGGACAACCCATCAACAGAATAGACAGAATAGATGCGATTAATCGTGTCTTTCTGGTTAACCCTCAGGGATCAATGCCCTCATTGAAGGGACAATAGCGATAAACGCCAAGTGCAAACAAGCTCAAACATGCCAACAAGCTCAAACCTATAGTTGCAAATCCCGTCACTCATCCAATGTCCTCTGACCTACCCATCCACTTTTTCACGATTGTCTTAAACGGCGAACCCTTCATTCGCTACCATCTCAACATCTTTCAACAGCTTCCCTTTACCTGGCACTGGCACATTGTTGAGGGAGTCGCTGATTTAAAGCACGACACTGCCTGGAGTGTGCAATTGGGTGGACAGGTCACCTCCGACATTCACCAACAGGGACGCAGCCTCGATGGCACGAGTGAATATCTCGATGAGGTAGCCGCACAGCATCCAGACCGTATCACCGTTTATCGCAAGCCCTTGGGCGAGTTTTGGGATGGCAAACGGGAAATGGTCAATGCGCCGTTGGTCAACATCCAGGAAGAGTGCCTTTTATGGCAGGTCGATGTTGATGAACTGTGGACAGTTGAACAGTTGGTAACGGCTCACCAGATGTTTGCGACTCACCCCGAAAAAACCGCCGCCTTTTATTGGTGCTGGTATTTTGTGGGAGCAGACCTGATCATCAGTACGCGCAATTGCTATGCACAAAACCCAGAGCAGGACTGGCTCCGTACCTGGCGATACCGTCCAGGGTATGTATGGGCAGCACACGAACCGCCCCAACTGGCGGAACCTCTACCCGATGGAACCTGGCGCGATGTCGCCGGAGTCAACCCTTTTCGTCATGCAGAAACCGAGGCAAATGGGTTGATCTTTCAGCACTTCGCCTATGTGTTGCCAGCACAACTGCAATTCAAGGAGCGGTATTACGGCTACGCAGGGGCACTGTCTCAATGGCAGACCTTACAACATGAAACCCATTTTCCGGTGCGGTTGCGGCGTTACTTCTCTTGGGTTCACGACCTGACTATGGTCGATCGCGCAGCGACAAAGGGAGTCGTGCCGATCGCCCACCCAGACCCGACCGGAGCATGGCAGTTCCGCTCCTCTGATGCGTTACATGCTGAGGTCAAGACTCCATCCAGCTTTACACCGCTTGTTGCGATCGATGGTGTGTTCTTTCAACTCTATAAAACGGGAATTGCGCGAGTGTGGCGATCGCTCCTGGAGGAGTGGGTAGCGAATGGCTTTGCTAACAACCTGGTGGTACTCGATCGAGCAGGCACCGCACCAGAAATTCCCGGCATTCACTACTACCCGATACAACCCTACAACGCTAAAGACAGTGAAGGCGATCGCCAGATGTTGCAACGAGTCTGCGACACATTGGGGGTAGAGGTATTTATCTCAACCTATTTCACCACACCGCTGTCAACGCCTTCAGTGGTACTGGTTTACGACATGATCCCAGAGGTGATGGGAGAAGGACAAACCCACCCCATTGTGCAAGCAAAACAACGGGCGATCGCCCAGGCTACAAGGCATCTGGCAATTTCTCAAAACACAGCAGAGGACGTTGTGCGATTTTCGCCCCAACCGTTAGCAAGTCCGGTTGAGGTGGCGTATTGTGCAGTCAGCAAGACCTTTAGACCGGCGGGGGAAGCGGCGATCGCTCAATTTCGGCGCAAGTACGGCGTTAACAAGCCTTACTTCGTGGTGATCGGAGCAGATAACCCCAGCGTTTACAAAAACAATCAGCTATTCTTTCAGGCATTTGCCAATCTCGCCAGCAAGACCGGGTTTGACCTCGTGTGTACGGCATTTGAACCCCAACTTCCCGACGGGTGGCGAGCAAGCACCACCGGAGTTACAGTTCACTTGCTGCGGCTCACCGATGCTGAACTCGCTGTTGCCTATAGCGGAGCGATCGCCCTGGTGTATCCCTCCAAATATGAGGGCTTTGGGATGCCGATTTTAGAGGCGATGGCGTGTGGTTGTCCAGTGATTACCTGTCCCAATTCTTCTATTCCTGAAGTCGCCGGAGAAGCCGCCTTGTATGTAGATGACACCGATGCCGATGCACTGGCAGAAGCTCTGTGCGATGTCCAGAAACCGAAGATTCGTCACGCCCTGATTGAGTCAGGATTGCAGCGATCGCACCTGTTTTCCTGGGCGACCATGGCAACGATTGTGCAATCGGTGTTGATGGAGGTTACTCTGCGTGACTTACCCCTGCGCGACACCAACATTCTGGTGCTGGTTGACTGGCAACAACCAGAAGATGTGCTGTATGAGCAATTGGGAGAGGCGATCGCTGCCCTGTTAACCCATCCCAATCAGGAAACCATGACCTTCTTGATCGACATCAGCGACTTACCAGAGGCGATCGATGTGGACTTTTTGTTGGCCGATGTAGTGGTGGCGATCGCCATGCAGTATGACCTCGACATTGAGGAACCCGGTGTCGCTCCATTGCCATACTTGACGGCACCTCAATGGCAGGTACTAACACCTCGCTTGAGCGGATTTATCCAACTGGGGAAAGTATCTTCAGCGATCGCTACTCAGATCGAGCAATCCCAATTACGGCAATTGGCATTAACTCAGGACTTACGCTACTAAATTGTGCAGGTAAACTGACCATGGTATTGAGCGAAAAATGTGTGAATGCGATCGCGCACTTCGTCAGGTGAGAGATGTAACCACTCTTCTACGTCAGCATTCCAGGGAAACTTCTCCTGGCGATCGCCCCGTTCCACATAACCCTGTTGGTAGGCATCTTCTGGCGAGAGGGCAGGTAACGGATTCAACTCTGATGGAATCAAAAATGCGTTGTTGTAGTGCAACTCAACTAAGTCGTAGTTGTATTTCTGGCAGAGTAGATACAACTGACAAATACTTTGTCCATAAAAGTGATCACCTGTGTATACATGGTTCTCATCCCAATTCACCGTAAATTTCACAGGAGGAGGAACCTTTTCGTTAATCTCAGCACAAATTAGCAACGGGCGAAAGTCCTTCAGCAGTTCTTCTAGAACGTAATAGTCATAACTATCAATGTCCAGATTTAAGAAGCTAAATTGTTTTGGGACTTGATGGGCTGTGAGGAGTGAAACGACATTTTTTGGAGTGACAAAACACTTACTGAGATCAACACTGGGGAATTCGCGATAGCGTAAAGCCAGTTGAGCAAATCGTTCGCGATCGCCTTCCACAGCTAACCCTGACCACCCCTGCTTAAACAAAAAATAGGTATTAGACATCGTAATGCCATCACTGGCTGCAATGTCTACACAATACGGAGATTCCTGATCTAACTCATTGAGGCGATCGAGGTAATATTCAATTCGGCTCTCCTCATCTAAATAGGAATATTTAACTCGCTCCTCACGAGCAGGCTCCACAAAATACTGAGGAGCCAATTCCCGCAAATGCTGCTCAATGGCCCAGGCGATCGCCCCATCATCCACAGCAATCCGTCGCTGATATTCCACAAACAAAATATCAACTAGCTCACCTGTCCAGGCTTCAAGTTCTGCCTCAGTAGCATCTGCCATCCTGAGAAACCAGGTGGTCTGCGCTTCAGCCTCGTGACCTTGCAACAGCAAGATTAAACCCAAATACCAGTAACTGGATCGGATCTCAGGGGCTAACTCAATTAATTGCTCGTACTGTTGCGTGGCTTGCTCATACTCGTCCAGCAGAAAAGCTGTCAACGCGCGTTGTTGTAAGTGGTCTACTGAATTGCTAACCGCCCCTGAGCCAGCGCAGGTATCATTAAACGCCAGCATAGCTTGAACCGTGGGGAGCGATCGCACGCCCTGCCTCACCAGTTCAGGAATTTGAGACAGACTCTCTAAAATTTCGTTAGTGAAGTTGTAACGTGTCTCTTGCCCATAGTTGAGCGTTAGATACACCAGCAATTCCAGAGCATAGTCGGGAAAGTCCGTGATATCTGCAATACACGCCAACTTGAGCAACTTGTCAGGATCTTGAATTGGGGTTTGAATCCAATCGCGAAAGTAAAAAGCATCTGCCCAAATCAACCCACCCGGATGGGTCTCAGACGCTACGGGAACTCGTCGCAGTCCATGATTCAAGTTGCTCAAATCAAACAGCGAAAACCCTTGTTGGCGCAGGTGTTGATCCATATCGCCAAACAGCGATTGCCCGACATAGAGTTCTGTAAATTCCACTTCAGTACGAATGGCTGAAACACGCTCTAGAATTGCGGTTGCGCCCTGTAATACCTGCAACTCTCCACCCTGTACATCCAGTTGAATGAAGTCAATCTCGTGAACTGCCTCGGACTGGCAAAACGCATCTAGCGTTGTGGTTTTAATGTCAGTCGTAGACGCTAATCGAATTGCCTCTGCATTTGCCAGATAACGATTGATATAGGCTTCACTGGGTGGATACAGCGAACTGCAAGCAGGCTCTTGAGTGATATACAGGGTTTGTTGTCCCGATGTACTCCACAACGCCAGTGGAATATGCTTTTCAACCCAGTTAACCTGCCTCACTTGCAAATTGTCGTTCGCCCGTTGACAGGCTTCCTCATCGGGATCAAATCCGTATATCGTCAGATTTGGGGCAAAAACGCTCCACCCCTGGCTGCCATAATCATCCTCGATCGCCAGCTTCCGAGAACCGACTAAGCAAACTGTGACGTGTAAGGTGTCTAACCGTCCATTGCGCTTGAGACTGGGAAGAAATATAGCCATGCTTTAACGTCACTCAACTCTGAGTTAGCCCCACCACCTGCCCAGCATTCGCTATGGATTGCCCGCTTGTTGGCGTGCCTCAGCGAGTTGTGCTGCGTAGTCAGCGTTATCAGGATTCAGTTTAACCAGTTTTTCGAGAGGTGCGATCGCCCCTTTAGGATCGTTCATCTCTAACCGTGTGTTGGCTAGCCCTTCTAAAGCAGTAATATTGTTAGGTTCTCGTTGCAAGACCAGTTCATATCCCCGTACTTGCGCCTCGATGGATGACTCTTCGCTGACGACAGGAGCAGACTCGGTTGGCAAAAGACCTGTCACAACCAGATTAACCGTGCTCGCCGCCATAGAGCCTAAAAACAGGACACCCGAAACGAATATGAACGTCCGTCGTTGCGTTTGAGTCAGAGCCATAACTGTGTGTGAGTAATGAGTATAGTGTTAACTTACCCAGTTGAGCGCAGACAGAGATCAGGGAGAAGCGTTGAGGTAGAGCGCAGGTTGCTCTTACGACTTCAACAGGGCGATCGCACTGTCACTCAAGTATTGCCGCACATTTTCCACAATCGGTAATTGCTCCAATCCCTGAGCTTTGAGTTCTGAGAAATTAGCAAGCCCCATCACAATGGCATCAGCACAGTTGTAGTCGGGGTTGTCGCCGTATTGCAGTGTCAGGGCTTCTAGCAATTCCAGGGCATAGTCAGGAAAGTCCATAACATCAGCGATACATGCCAGTTTGAACAGTTGCTCTGGTGTTTTGAGTTGGGTGCGGTCAAAGTCAGAGCGCAGCAAATCGCGGAAGTAAAACGCATCTGCCCACAACAATTGCCCCGGATGAGAGAAGGATTGAATGGGCGATCGCATTCTTACCCGATGAGACGACGCCAGATGAAATAAGCTGAAATCGCGCGATCGCAAGAAGGTATCCACATCGCTGAACAGCGGTTGATTACTGTAGAGCGGACTGAACTCAACCTCAATCTGCACGGCTAAAACGCTGCGTTCCAGCAGATTCTGCCCCCCCTGCAACACCAACAGGTCTGCCCCCTGCACATCAATTTGCAGAAAATCAATATCAGTAACGGCTTCTTGCTGACAAAACTCATCCAGAGTTGTGGTTTCGATTTCAACAGTGAAGTCTAAATTAACCAACTCTGGCAATCCACTAAAGCGGCTCAAATAAGGTTCGTTAGGGGGATACAACGAACTGCACATGGGGTGCTGAGTGACATAGAGCGTGCTTTCTCCGGGAGCGTTGCTCAACGCCAGAGGAACATGCTTTTCAATCCAGTTGACCTGGCGAGCCTCTAAGTCAGCATTGGCCGCATCGCAAGCTTCGGGATCAGCGTCAAACCCATAGATGGTGAGATTGGGAGCAAAAATATTCCAACCCACGCTGGCATAGTCGTCTTGAGTATTGATTTTGCGAGAGCCAACATTGCAAACGGTGATGTGGAGTTGATTGAGTTGACCGCTGCTTTTCAAGATGGGAAGAAAAATTGGCATATCGGGGGAGTGGGGAATGGGGAGTGCGATTCGTCGTGTTTGGACTGGATTAGGCTTTGGGTAGAGCTACTATATTGAGGTTGCCCCGCAATTCGTGAATCGAGTCAATTGGAATTAATTCTTTGACAAAGGGACGATAACGGAAGAGTTGATACCCCTTAGACATGAGATATTCAGCGACGATGGTGTTGCTGGCATCTTCATCTTCTGCGCTTAAGCCCGCCACGTTCTCGTAAAGGATTTTGGGAGCAAAGTCTGTGAGGAGGCGATCGCTCCCTTGTAGCACCTGCAACTCATGTCCTTCGGCATCAATCTTGAGCCAATCGACTCGACTCAGATTTTCCCGCTCAATCAGGTGATCCAGGGTAAAGCAGGGAATCTCTTCAAACTCGCTGGTTTCCAGCTCCTCATCTGCGGTGACAACGCGATTGAGTTCACTGGCAGAGCGGAGAGAGAGGCGCAGGGTAGTGTTGCGATCGCTGGCGGCTCCGGCACACACGGTCACCCAGGGCAAGTCGTTCGTTTTACAGGTTTCCTGCAAACAGCGCACACATCCAGAGAAGGGTTCTACCGCCAACACTCGCCCCGTTGCCCCCACTCGCTGAGCCGCACTGAAGGTATAGACCCCTACGTTTGCCCCCACATCAATCACGGTCATGCCGGGTTCAATCTGCTCTCGCCAAAACTCCATCTCCGCTTCAAACCAGTCTCCTTCAGCCAGCAACACACTGGTGACAATACTGCGGAGATTCGGTTCCACCGCTAGTGCCATCTGTTCAAAGGGCACATAGGTCATGGGGCTTTCCGCTGGAAGTTGTGCCCATTTCCATACGTTGGCTTCTGGATGGCGTTGGGCATGGTTACGAGCAAGGTTGAGCCAATATTCTCCCGCTTTGGGATGCTCTGGCTCCCGATAGGCGAGATACATTGCTTGCAACACAGCCGGATGATCAAAGGCAAGCTTGCGGGCTCGTTGCAGATATAACAAGCCTTCCCATTGTTGTTGAATCAGACTGGCTAGCCCCAGTTTGAAATTGACGTAGGCGGTTTGCGGAGAGAGTTGACTGGCAAGTTGCAGAAATCGCAAGCCAACAGTGTTGTAAAACACAACTTGCGCCTGACACAACACTTCAATAAACAGCAAAATTGCCTGATTGTAGCCATCTTCAACATGCAACAGTTGATGGAATTGCTCCTGGCGGGCGATCGCCAGATTGCGCCACTGCAACGGCAAATATACCAACCCCAATGGCAGTCGATCCACTGAGTTAAACAGGGGTTGCAGCGTTGAAATCAACTGAGAATAGGCACTGTGAGCCGCTGCCTCGCGATCGCCTAACATACACTGAGCGATCGCCAGATGAGCCGCACAGAGGGGATGTTGATTTAGAGCTACCCCCCTTTGCAGCGCATCGATAGCCATCTCCAGGTTAATAGCGCGTAACTCCGGGCTATCACTTTGCTCCGCTTCAATTAACGCTAAAACGGCAAGATTGTTCAGTTCGATCGCGGTGGTGGGTTCATCCCAACTGACCGACTCCAGGTCGGTCGCGAGATTAATAATGGAGTGAATCGTTAATTCAGGGCAATTGTCATGCACGTATTGCCAATACGGCTCAATGGCAGGAGTTGATGAAGATGGGGTCATATAGGAGTTGGGGAATTATACTGGTTACACTTAAGGTCAAAAATATTGCATTGGAATTCGCGATCTGTGTCGGCTAAATCTCACCACAGTTGGCAACAGCTTTTAGGCACGTCCATCGTAGCACTGGTATGTGTTCTGGCGATTGGCTTACTGCAAGTTCCTCAACTTGCCGAATTGCAGCGTCAAGCCACCACCCCCAGTGTTGCGACCCTGCGCCAGCAACTAGAGGCTCAAAAAGTGCAGTTGAATTTACTAGAGAAGATTCCCACCTTTGGCTTTGACAACCTCATCGCTGATTGGGCTTTTCTCAACTTTTTACAATACTTTGGCGATGAACCCGCGCGACAACAAACCGACTATTCTCTCAGTCCTGAGTTTTTTGATGTCGTTTTGACTCACAATCCCCGGTTTTTAGAGGCGTATACATTTCTCTCAACCAGTACCGCGCTCTATGCAGGTGAACCGGAGCGATCGGTCGCTCTGATGGATCAGGGGCTAGAGTCTCTTTCACCCACCGTGCCACCGGGTTCCTTTTTTGTCTGGCGCAACAAAGGCATTGATGAGTTGCTGTTTTTAGGCGATTCACAAGCAGCACGGCGATCGTTTGAAACGGCTGCCGAGTGGGCAAGCCAGTCCAACATACCGGGGAGCGATCAGGTCGCCCAACTCTCTCGACAAACCGCTCAATTTCTCGCTAACAACCCCGACAGTAAAACTGCTCAGGTCGCTGCCTGGGCAATGGTGCTAGAAAATGCGCCTGACGATCGCACCCGTCGCACTGCCGTCGATCGCATTCGGCTTTTGGGGGGAGACGTGGTCGCCAGCCCCGATGGTGGATTTCAGATTATGCCACCGTCGAGTGATTAATGTAGGAATCTCGCAGGGGCATTTCGCGAAACGCCCCTACAGCCGTGGTGCGTTCTCAAGGATCATACCTGCCTTCAGCAACGCCCATGCTTCATCCCTTCTTCCTCTTCCCAGCCATCTATCTTCTCGACCCGTTACTTGCAGCCGAGCCTCGATAGATCCGTTCCTCTTGCTCTGGGGAAAGCCAGGTCAACGGAAACGCATCGGGTTCTGGAATGGGGCAGGTGACAGGCGACTTGTTGATCTGAATGGGAGGAAGCTTGATCGACATTTCGGCTGGAGTAGCCGTGTGTTGAATGGGGACAAACGCATGTTGGTCAACGTTGTATTCCAGCACTTCACCCATTTCAATGTTGTAGATCCACCCGTAGAGCCGAAGTTTGCCCTGGTAGATACGGGAGTGAACGATGGGGTAGGTTTTGAGGTTTTCGAGTTGGGTCAGGACATTTTCAGCGATCGCCACTTCGATCAGCTCTTCCCCTTCATAGCTGCTGTAATGGTCTTTAACTAACCGTCGAGTGGCTTCTGCATGTTTGAGCCAGTTATGCACCAGGGGCATACTGGCCTCCAGGGATTCCAGCTTTAACAGCCCTTTCATTGCGCCGCAGTGAGAGTGACCACAAACAATGACCTGCTCAATCCCTAAAGCGTTGATGGCGTACTCGATCGCTGCCCCTTCACCCCCGTTAGCTGCACCATAGGGGGGGATGATATTACCTGCGTTACGAACCACAAACAGATCGCCGGGTTGTGCCTGAGTGATGAGATTTGGATCGACCCGCGAATCAGAACAGGTAATAAACAAGACTTTGGGGGTTTGCCCATGAGCCAGTTGCTCAAATAGCTCGAAGTTGCTACAGAAATAACTATCCCGAAATTCTCGTAGCCCTTGAATCAGGTCTTTCATAATCTAGTTCCCTTCCAGTGCGACTCATCCCACGATGAGTGATCGTCCATTTGAGAATCGGGAGCAGCCACCCATAGCTGAGCATCCCAAAACGCCAAACTCTCTTCTATTCTCCCACCGAAACGGAGCCTGTTCACGACAAGAACCTAGATTTTCATCCTGATTCCCATGCGGGTTATTGATTAATTGGATTAAGCAGATTTATCGGATAGGGCACGTCTGCCCCAGAAACAGGTTTTACAATCACCTGTTTTTCATGTTTATGGGGCTTAACAGAGAACGATTACTGGGATTGGCTGCATGATTCGGATTTTATTGGTCGATGACCAGGCTATTATTCGCGAAGCTCTCAAGGTGTTGCTGGAACAACAGCAAGACTTTGAGATCGTAGGAACTGCCAATGACGGACAGGGGGCGATCGCTCAAGTTGAGGCACTCAAGCCTGATGTGTTGCTGATCGACATCCTCATGCCAGGAATGGATGGCATCACAGCGACCCAAATCATTTACGACCGATTTCCAGATGTCAAAGTCATCGTGCTCAGTGGGCATGACGATGAACGCTATTTGTCTCAAGCGTTGCGGTCGGGGGCAAAAGGGTATTTGCTGAAAAATACCGCTGCCGAAGATTTAGCCAACACAATTCGATCGGTCTATCGCGGACATACCCAACTCGGGCCTGGACTGGTCGAAAAAATTATTGCTCGTGTGCCCGATTCCGCTTCCAGTGCTGCGACAACCCCTTCTACGCCGCAATCGGCGATCGCAGAATCGGACTTATTGCTGTTGTTAGACAGCTTTGATGTAGAAGCATTAACCGAATTTGTCAATTATGCCGCTCAGCAAAATATTGAGAATGATGCTCTCGGTTATGTAGGGCGATTGCTCAAAGAGAACCCTACCAATTTGTCAGCTTTGTATTTGACCGGAACATTTTTGGGTGGCATTCAGGGACGACAGAAGACGGCTTTGCAATATCTCAAATTTGGTTTTAAGGAAGGAATTCGCCAGAAATTAGGACGGGAAGGTCTGCTGTTGTTTTATCGGCAGGGATTGCAGTTAGAACCAGAAACCGCATTTTCGTGGCTGACACAACCTGGAAGCCCCTGGAATAGTGAGGATGGCTGGGTGTTTCTCTTTAGCGAGGCGACAGAGCGGTTTGGTAAAAACTCCGCCCCCTACCGCTCTCTCCTGGTGCTGCGTCGCATCAGAGCACTGTACACCATGGCTAGGGTTTGTACCTCCCTGAATTCCAAATTGCTAACGCTACAACAAGGTTTTGAACGGTTGGATAGGGCAGTACAACGGTGAGGTTTGACTAATTATGGAGAGAACAATGGCAGATTTAACTCAAGTTGAGCGAGAACTAGCAGAATTAGCGAATCAACTGAGACAGTCATTTAAGGTTTTAGATGGGTTGGCTCAAGTTCAAGGTCGATTTGAGGAGTTGTCTCAAACTCATCAAAAGATGAAGGACTATTTGGAGAAAAATGGCTCAGCTAACGGGAACACACAAGCCCTTAACGATCGCCTGATGCAACTGGAGATGGGCATTCAGGCAGGGTGGGAAGATCTGCGGCGAGAGATCGCGATCGCCCAAAATGACCTCACCCTTGCCGACCGCAATATCAATGCAGAACTCCAGACCTATAAACAGGAAATAGAACATCGGCTCGATGCCTTTTTGCAGGAGTGGGAGGAACAGCGTGAAGCGTTGCAAGTACC
This Oscillatoria sp. FACHB-1407 DNA region includes the following protein-coding sequences:
- a CDS encoding glycosyltransferase family 4 protein: MSSDLPIHFFTIVLNGEPFIRYHLNIFQQLPFTWHWHIVEGVADLKHDTAWSVQLGGQVTSDIHQQGRSLDGTSEYLDEVAAQHPDRITVYRKPLGEFWDGKREMVNAPLVNIQEECLLWQVDVDELWTVEQLVTAHQMFATHPEKTAAFYWCWYFVGADLIISTRNCYAQNPEQDWLRTWRYRPGYVWAAHEPPQLAEPLPDGTWRDVAGVNPFRHAETEANGLIFQHFAYVLPAQLQFKERYYGYAGALSQWQTLQHETHFPVRLRRYFSWVHDLTMVDRAATKGVVPIAHPDPTGAWQFRSSDALHAEVKTPSSFTPLVAIDGVFFQLYKTGIARVWRSLLEEWVANGFANNLVVLDRAGTAPEIPGIHYYPIQPYNAKDSEGDRQMLQRVCDTLGVEVFISTYFTTPLSTPSVVLVYDMIPEVMGEGQTHPIVQAKQRAIAQATRHLAISQNTAEDVVRFSPQPLASPVEVAYCAVSKTFRPAGEAAIAQFRRKYGVNKPYFVVIGADNPSVYKNNQLFFQAFANLASKTGFDLVCTAFEPQLPDGWRASTTGVTVHLLRLTDAELAVAYSGAIALVYPSKYEGFGMPILEAMACGCPVITCPNSSIPEVAGEAALYVDDTDADALAEALCDVQKPKIRHALIESGLQRSHLFSWATMATIVQSVLMEVTLRDLPLRDTNILVLVDWQQPEDVLYEQLGEAIAALLTHPNQETMTFLIDISDLPEAIDVDFLLADVVVAIAMQYDLDIEEPGVAPLPYLTAPQWQVLTPRLSGFIQLGKVSSAIATQIEQSQLRQLALTQDLRY
- a CDS encoding FkbM family methyltransferase, with protein sequence MAIFLPSLKRNGRLDTLHVTVCLVGSRKLAIEDDYGSQGWSVFAPNLTIYGFDPDEEACQRANDNLQVRQVNWVEKHIPLALWSTSGQQTLYITQEPACSSLYPPSEAYINRYLANAEAIRLASTTDIKTTTLDAFCQSEAVHEIDFIQLDVQGGELQVLQGATAILERVSAIRTEVEFTELYVGQSLFGDMDQHLRQQGFSLFDLSNLNHGLRRVPVASETHPGGLIWADAFYFRDWIQTPIQDPDKLLKLACIADITDFPDYALELLVYLTLNYGQETRYNFTNEILESLSQIPELVRQGVRSLPTVQAMLAFNDTCAGSGAVSNSVDHLQQRALTAFLLDEYEQATQQYEQLIELAPEIRSSYWYLGLILLLQGHEAEAQTTWFLRMADATEAELEAWTGELVDILFVEYQRRIAVDDGAIAWAIEQHLRELAPQYFVEPAREERVKYSYLDEESRIEYYLDRLNELDQESPYCVDIAASDGITMSNTYFLFKQGWSGLAVEGDRERFAQLALRYREFPSVDLSKCFVTPKNVVSLLTAHQVPKQFSFLNLDIDSYDYYVLEELLKDFRPLLICAEINEKVPPPVKFTVNWDENHVYTGDHFYGQSICQLYLLCQKYNYDLVELHYNNAFLIPSELNPLPALSPEDAYQQGYVERGDRQEKFPWNADVEEWLHLSPDEVRDRIHTFFAQYHGQFTCTI
- a CDS encoding tetratricopeptide repeat protein; this translates as MALTQTQRRTFIFVSGVLFLGSMAASTVNLVVTGLLPTESAPVVSEESSIEAQVRGYELVLQREPNNITALEGLANTRLEMNDPKGAIAPLEKLVKLNPDNADYAAQLAEARQQAGNP
- a CDS encoding FkbM family methyltransferase; this translates as MPIFLPILKSSGQLNQLHITVCNVGSRKINTQDDYASVGWNIFAPNLTIYGFDADPEACDAANADLEARQVNWIEKHVPLALSNAPGESTLYVTQHPMCSSLYPPNEPYLSRFSGLPELVNLDFTVEIETTTLDEFCQQEAVTDIDFLQIDVQGADLLVLQGGQNLLERSVLAVQIEVEFSPLYSNQPLFSDVDTFLRSRDFSLFHLASSHRVRMRSPIQSFSHPGQLLWADAFYFRDLLRSDFDRTQLKTPEQLFKLACIADVMDFPDYALELLEALTLQYGDNPDYNCADAIVMGLANFSELKAQGLEQLPIVENVRQYLSDSAIALLKS